In Alligator mississippiensis isolate rAllMis1 chromosome 10, rAllMis1, whole genome shotgun sequence, one DNA window encodes the following:
- the CX3CL1 gene encoding fractalkine isoform X1: MKSSSVLRLILLLGLWILERLVAGQPKSFVGCATMCKGFTKELPLRLLKSYKKTDPSCPKSVIIFSTKKSREFCANPEESWVKVRVTELDRKNAPPTPSPSNPISSVLLQEKAGVFQRVIGGAVSTATQTSGSVSPSYMAGTTLSEATDVSAVRAEGTNIATLVVQESMWLSTKPSSVIPGTNTATYSEPATYGNEVSMRLITHPAAHASDTNLSGLTPYATSPVRRPESFVGSTQEATGSSTSGKADVPTTEPYRFNSYTTPVMKNFESYIESTWDPTESSTTRKAIALSTITNRINSHPTLVMTRSQSYIGSTEESTGPPTSTKADASGPVPSRFNSDPTWVMKGFDKSMGSTNRSTGDIISPVADKSDADPRRFTSNAPSIESSPESAIFQTTLALIKSVPSKPAEEFTLMRRVMESYTMKTEDVVKESVAVTGLTTHSSSVEGETSSFSKNRDNARQVGRDSASRGEANTSNHSYPVEKEDSPQSIPESISPADTSVFISTTSLEMNRARMTTEIPAIPFVSSRSFLAQYQILSTALLSWQLFFV; this comes from the exons ATGAAAAGCTCTTCTGTCTTGCGCCTTATACTGTTGCTAGGGCTGTGGATTTTGGAAAGACTGGTTGCAG GACAACCAAAATCATTTGTTGGATGTGCAACAATGTGTAAGGGTTTTACAAAAGAATTACCCCTGAGGCTGTTGAAGAGCTACAAGAAAACAGACCCATCCTGTCCCAAGTCTGTTATCAT ATTTAGTACTAAAAAGTCCAGGGAATTTTGTGCAAATCCAGAGGAGAGCTGGGTGAAGGTGAGAGTCACAGAACTTGACCGAAAAAATGCCCCTCCAACTCCTTCACCTTCAAATCCCATCAGTTCCGTATTACTACAAGAAAAGGCAGGCGTATTTCAGAGAGTTATTGGAGGTGCCGTGTCCACTGCAACCCAGACCAGTGGCTCAGTGAGTCCTAGTTACATGGCTGGCACAACCCTTTCAGAGGCAACAGATGTTTCTGCTGTAAGGGCAGAGGGTACAAACATAGCCACATTGGTTGTGCAAGAGTCTATGTGGCTCTCTACAAAACCTTCCTCTGTGATCCCAGGGACTAACACTGCTACATACTCTGAGCCTGCTACATATGGGAATGAGGTTTCCATGAGACTTATTACGCATCCAGCAGCTCATGCATCAGACACTAATCTCAGTGGACTGACTCCATATGCCACATCTCCTGTGAGAAGGCCTGAGAGTTTTGTAGGATCCACACAAGAAGCCACAGGATCTTCTACAAGTGGAAAAGCTGATGTGCCAACCACTGAACCTTACAGATTTAATTCTTATACTACACCGGTCATGAAAAACTTTGAAAGCTACATAGAATCTACATGGGATCCCACAGAATCTTCTACAACCAGAAAAGCAATTGCATTGAGCACTATTACCAACAGAATTAATTCACATCCTACACTGGTCATGACAAGATCTCAGAGCTATATAGGATCTACAGAAGAATCCACAGGACCTCCTACAAGTACAAAAGCTGATGCGTCAGGCCCTGTTCCCAGTAGATTTAATTCTGATCCCACATGGGTCATGAAAGGGTTTGACAAGTCCATGGGATCAACAAACAGATCCACAGGAGATATTATAAGCCCAGTAGCTGACAAATCAGATGCTGACCCCAGAAGATTTACTTCAAATGCCCCATCCATTGAAAGCAGTCCTGAGAGTGCCATATTCCAGACAACACTTGCCCTAATAAAATCTGTTCCTAGCAAGCCTGCTGAAGAGTTTACACTGATGAGAAGAGTGATGGAAAGCTACACTATGAAAACTGAAGATGTTGTGAAAGAAAGTGTTGCTGTCACAGGACTCACTACACACTCCTCATCTGTTGAAGGAGAAACTAGTTCATTCAGTAAGAACAGAGATAATGCAAGACAGGTTGGTAGAGACTCTGCTTCCAGGGGTGAGGCTAACACCTCTAACCATTCATATCCTGTAGAAAAGGAAGATTCTCCTCAGTCCATTCCTGAATCCATTTCACCAGCAGACACTTCAGTCTTTATCAGCACAACATCCCTAGAAATGAACAGAGCCAGGATGACTACAGAAATACCAGCTATACCATTCGTGTCTTCACGCAGCTTTCTGGCTCAATACCAAATCTTGTCTACAGCCTTGCTTTCTTGGCAGCTGTTCTTTGTGTAG
- the CX3CL1 gene encoding fractalkine isoform X2, giving the protein MYVTLFALGQPKSFVGCATMCKGFTKELPLRLLKSYKKTDPSCPKSVIIFSTKKSREFCANPEESWVKVRVTELDRKNAPPTPSPSNPISSVLLQEKAGVFQRVIGGAVSTATQTSGSVSPSYMAGTTLSEATDVSAVRAEGTNIATLVVQESMWLSTKPSSVIPGTNTATYSEPATYGNEVSMRLITHPAAHASDTNLSGLTPYATSPVRRPESFVGSTQEATGSSTSGKADVPTTEPYRFNSYTTPVMKNFESYIESTWDPTESSTTRKAIALSTITNRINSHPTLVMTRSQSYIGSTEESTGPPTSTKADASGPVPSRFNSDPTWVMKGFDKSMGSTNRSTGDIISPVADKSDADPRRFTSNAPSIESSPESAIFQTTLALIKSVPSKPAEEFTLMRRVMESYTMKTEDVVKESVAVTGLTTHSSSVEGETSSFSKNRDNARQVGRDSASRGEANTSNHSYPVEKEDSPQSIPESISPADTSVFISTTSLEMNRARMTTEIPAIPFVSSRSFLAQYQILSTALLSWQLFFV; this is encoded by the exons ATGTATGTCACACTTTTTGCCTTAGGACAACCAAAATCATTTGTTGGATGTGCAACAATGTGTAAGGGTTTTACAAAAGAATTACCCCTGAGGCTGTTGAAGAGCTACAAGAAAACAGACCCATCCTGTCCCAAGTCTGTTATCAT ATTTAGTACTAAAAAGTCCAGGGAATTTTGTGCAAATCCAGAGGAGAGCTGGGTGAAGGTGAGAGTCACAGAACTTGACCGAAAAAATGCCCCTCCAACTCCTTCACCTTCAAATCCCATCAGTTCCGTATTACTACAAGAAAAGGCAGGCGTATTTCAGAGAGTTATTGGAGGTGCCGTGTCCACTGCAACCCAGACCAGTGGCTCAGTGAGTCCTAGTTACATGGCTGGCACAACCCTTTCAGAGGCAACAGATGTTTCTGCTGTAAGGGCAGAGGGTACAAACATAGCCACATTGGTTGTGCAAGAGTCTATGTGGCTCTCTACAAAACCTTCCTCTGTGATCCCAGGGACTAACACTGCTACATACTCTGAGCCTGCTACATATGGGAATGAGGTTTCCATGAGACTTATTACGCATCCAGCAGCTCATGCATCAGACACTAATCTCAGTGGACTGACTCCATATGCCACATCTCCTGTGAGAAGGCCTGAGAGTTTTGTAGGATCCACACAAGAAGCCACAGGATCTTCTACAAGTGGAAAAGCTGATGTGCCAACCACTGAACCTTACAGATTTAATTCTTATACTACACCGGTCATGAAAAACTTTGAAAGCTACATAGAATCTACATGGGATCCCACAGAATCTTCTACAACCAGAAAAGCAATTGCATTGAGCACTATTACCAACAGAATTAATTCACATCCTACACTGGTCATGACAAGATCTCAGAGCTATATAGGATCTACAGAAGAATCCACAGGACCTCCTACAAGTACAAAAGCTGATGCGTCAGGCCCTGTTCCCAGTAGATTTAATTCTGATCCCACATGGGTCATGAAAGGGTTTGACAAGTCCATGGGATCAACAAACAGATCCACAGGAGATATTATAAGCCCAGTAGCTGACAAATCAGATGCTGACCCCAGAAGATTTACTTCAAATGCCCCATCCATTGAAAGCAGTCCTGAGAGTGCCATATTCCAGACAACACTTGCCCTAATAAAATCTGTTCCTAGCAAGCCTGCTGAAGAGTTTACACTGATGAGAAGAGTGATGGAAAGCTACACTATGAAAACTGAAGATGTTGTGAAAGAAAGTGTTGCTGTCACAGGACTCACTACACACTCCTCATCTGTTGAAGGAGAAACTAGTTCATTCAGTAAGAACAGAGATAATGCAAGACAGGTTGGTAGAGACTCTGCTTCCAGGGGTGAGGCTAACACCTCTAACCATTCATATCCTGTAGAAAAGGAAGATTCTCCTCAGTCCATTCCTGAATCCATTTCACCAGCAGACACTTCAGTCTTTATCAGCACAACATCCCTAGAAATGAACAGAGCCAGGATGACTACAGAAATACCAGCTATACCATTCGTGTCTTCACGCAGCTTTCTGGCTCAATACCAAATCTTGTCTACAGCCTTGCTTTCTTGGCAGCTGTTCTTTGTGTAG
- the CX3CL1 gene encoding fractalkine isoform X3 codes for MCKGFTKELPLRLLKSYKKTDPSCPKSVIIFSTKKSREFCANPEESWVKVRVTELDRKNAPPTPSPSNPISSVLLQEKAGVFQRVIGGAVSTATQTSGSVSPSYMAGTTLSEATDVSAVRAEGTNIATLVVQESMWLSTKPSSVIPGTNTATYSEPATYGNEVSMRLITHPAAHASDTNLSGLTPYATSPVRRPESFVGSTQEATGSSTSGKADVPTTEPYRFNSYTTPVMKNFESYIESTWDPTESSTTRKAIALSTITNRINSHPTLVMTRSQSYIGSTEESTGPPTSTKADASGPVPSRFNSDPTWVMKGFDKSMGSTNRSTGDIISPVADKSDADPRRFTSNAPSIESSPESAIFQTTLALIKSVPSKPAEEFTLMRRVMESYTMKTEDVVKESVAVTGLTTHSSSVEGETSSFSKNRDNARQVGRDSASRGEANTSNHSYPVEKEDSPQSIPESISPADTSVFISTTSLEMNRARMTTEIPAIPFVSSRSFLAQYQILSTALLSWQLFFV; via the exons ATGTGTAAGGGTTTTACAAAAGAATTACCCCTGAGGCTGTTGAAGAGCTACAAGAAAACAGACCCATCCTGTCCCAAGTCTGTTATCAT ATTTAGTACTAAAAAGTCCAGGGAATTTTGTGCAAATCCAGAGGAGAGCTGGGTGAAGGTGAGAGTCACAGAACTTGACCGAAAAAATGCCCCTCCAACTCCTTCACCTTCAAATCCCATCAGTTCCGTATTACTACAAGAAAAGGCAGGCGTATTTCAGAGAGTTATTGGAGGTGCCGTGTCCACTGCAACCCAGACCAGTGGCTCAGTGAGTCCTAGTTACATGGCTGGCACAACCCTTTCAGAGGCAACAGATGTTTCTGCTGTAAGGGCAGAGGGTACAAACATAGCCACATTGGTTGTGCAAGAGTCTATGTGGCTCTCTACAAAACCTTCCTCTGTGATCCCAGGGACTAACACTGCTACATACTCTGAGCCTGCTACATATGGGAATGAGGTTTCCATGAGACTTATTACGCATCCAGCAGCTCATGCATCAGACACTAATCTCAGTGGACTGACTCCATATGCCACATCTCCTGTGAGAAGGCCTGAGAGTTTTGTAGGATCCACACAAGAAGCCACAGGATCTTCTACAAGTGGAAAAGCTGATGTGCCAACCACTGAACCTTACAGATTTAATTCTTATACTACACCGGTCATGAAAAACTTTGAAAGCTACATAGAATCTACATGGGATCCCACAGAATCTTCTACAACCAGAAAAGCAATTGCATTGAGCACTATTACCAACAGAATTAATTCACATCCTACACTGGTCATGACAAGATCTCAGAGCTATATAGGATCTACAGAAGAATCCACAGGACCTCCTACAAGTACAAAAGCTGATGCGTCAGGCCCTGTTCCCAGTAGATTTAATTCTGATCCCACATGGGTCATGAAAGGGTTTGACAAGTCCATGGGATCAACAAACAGATCCACAGGAGATATTATAAGCCCAGTAGCTGACAAATCAGATGCTGACCCCAGAAGATTTACTTCAAATGCCCCATCCATTGAAAGCAGTCCTGAGAGTGCCATATTCCAGACAACACTTGCCCTAATAAAATCTGTTCCTAGCAAGCCTGCTGAAGAGTTTACACTGATGAGAAGAGTGATGGAAAGCTACACTATGAAAACTGAAGATGTTGTGAAAGAAAGTGTTGCTGTCACAGGACTCACTACACACTCCTCATCTGTTGAAGGAGAAACTAGTTCATTCAGTAAGAACAGAGATAATGCAAGACAGGTTGGTAGAGACTCTGCTTCCAGGGGTGAGGCTAACACCTCTAACCATTCATATCCTGTAGAAAAGGAAGATTCTCCTCAGTCCATTCCTGAATCCATTTCACCAGCAGACACTTCAGTCTTTATCAGCACAACATCCCTAGAAATGAACAGAGCCAGGATGACTACAGAAATACCAGCTATACCATTCGTGTCTTCACGCAGCTTTCTGGCTCAATACCAAATCTTGTCTACAGCCTTGCTTTCTTGGCAGCTGTTCTTTGTGTAG